The DNA segment TCGCCAGCCTGAATAACGTCAAGGGTGCCCGTGTGCACCTGGCCATCCCGAAAAGCTCGGTATTCGTACGCGATGAGCGCAAGCCCAGCGCCTCGGTACTGGTCGAGCTGTTTGCCGGGCGCTCCCTGGAGCCGGGCCAGGTCCTGGCCATCGTCAATCTGGTGGCGACCAGCGTTCCCGAGTTGAGCAAATCACAGATCACCGTGGTCGACCAGAAAGGCAACCTGCTTTCCGACCAGGCGGAAAACTCCGCGCTGACCATGGCCGGCAAGCAGTTCGACTACAGCCGCCGCATGGAAAGCATGCTCACCCAGCGCGTGCACAACATCCTGCAGCCGGTACTGGGCAACGACCGCTACAAGGCCGAAGTGTCTGCCGACGTGGACTTCAGCGCTGTCGAGTCGACCTCCGAGCAGTTCAACCCCGACCAGCCGGCCCTGCGCAGCGAGCAATCGACCAGCGAACAGCGCACTGCCGCCAATGGTCCTCCGCAAGGCGTACCCGGCGCCCTGAGCAATCAGCCGCCAGCCCCGGCCAGTGCCCCGCAAACCACCGGTGGCGCCGCCGCGACCGCCAGCGCGATCCAGCCCGGCCAGCCGCTGTTGGACGCCAACGGCCAGCAAATCATGGACCCGGCCACCGGCCAGCCAATGCTCGCGCCATACCCGGCTGACAAGCGTCAGCAGTCCACCAAGAACTTCGAGCTGGACCGCTCCATCAGCCACACCAAGCAACAGCAAGGGCGCTTGAACCGCCTGTCGGTGTCGGTGGTGGTGGATGACCAGGTCAAGATCAACGCCGCCAACGGCGAAACCACCCGCGCGCCGTGGACCGCCGATGAATTGGCGCGCTTCACGCGCCTGGTGCAGGACGCCGTGGGCTTCGATGCCAGCCGTGGCGACAGTGTCAGCGTGATCAACATGCCGTTCTCCCTGGAGCGCGCTGAGGTGATCGCCGATATTCCGTTCTACTCTCAACCCTGGTTCTGGGACATCGTCAAACAAGTGCTGGGGGTGTTGTTCATCCTGGTGCTGGTGTTCGGCGTGCTGCGCCCTGTGCTCAACAACATCACCGGCCACGGCAAGAAGCAGCTGGCGCCGTTCGGCGATGTCGAGTTGGGTGGCATGGGCGGCCTGGATGGCGAACTGGCCAACGACCGCGTCAGCCTCGGCGGGCCGCAGAGCATTCTGCTGCCAAGCCCGAGTGAAGGGTATGACGCGCAGTTGAATGCAATCAAAAGTCTGGTGGCAGAAGACCCGGGTCGTGTGGCCCAGGTCGTGAAAGAGTGGATCAACGCAGATGAGTGATAATCGAGCCTCTGTTGCCAAGCTGACCCGGGTCGACAAAGCCGCCGTGCTGCTGCTGTCCCTGGGTGAGACCGACGCTGCCCAAGTGCTGCGCCATATGGGCCCCAAGGAAGTGCAACGGGTCGGTGTGGCCATGGCGCAGATGCGCAATGTGCACCGCGAGCAAGTCGAGCAGGTGATGAGCGAGTTCGTCGAGATCGTCGGCGACCAGACCAGCCTGGGTGTCGGCTCCGACAGCTACATCCGCAAGATGCTCACCTCGGCCCTGGGCGAAGACAAAGCCAACGGCCTGATCGACCGCATCCTGCTGGGCGGCAACACCAGCGGCCTCGACAGCCTCAAGTGGATGGAACCACGGGCGGTGGCGGACGTGATCCGTTACGAGCACCCGCAGATCCAGGCGATTGTCGTGGCCTACCTGGACCCGGACCAGGCCGGCGAAGTGCTCGGCCATTTCGACCACAAGGTGCGCCTGGACATCATCCTGCGCGTCTCGTCGTTGAACACCGTGCAACCGGCGGCCTTGAAAGAACTGAACACCATTCTGGAGAAGCAGTTCTCCGGCAACTCCAACGCGGCCCGTACCACCCTGGGTGGTATCAAGCGCGCGGCCGACATCATGAACTTCCTCGACAGCTCGGTGGAAGGCCAGTTGATGGACTCGATCCGCGAGATCGACGACACCCTGTCGGTGCAGATCGAAGACCTCATGTTCGTGTTCAACAACCTGTCCGATGTCGACGACCGTGGCATCCAGGCGTTGCTGCGTGAAGTGTCCTCCGATGTGCTGGTGCTGGCCCTCAAGGGCTCGGACGAGGGCGTCAAGGAAAAGATCTTCAAGAACATGTCCAAGCGTGCCTCGGAACTGTTGCGCGACGACCTCGAAGCCAAGGGTCCGGTGCGCGTCAGCGACGTGGAAACCGCACAGAAAGAAATCCTCACCATTGCCCGCCGTATGGCCGAAGCCGGAGAAATCGTTCTCGGCGGGAAGGGCGGCGAAGAAATGATTTAAGGCGCAGCGCATGTCGAACAATGATGAGACGCCCAGCGATCTGATTCGCGCCCGGGACGTCGGCGGGTTCGACGTCTGGTCGCTGCCCAGCTTCGACCCGCATAGGCCTGAGCCCGAGCCTGAGCCGGTCGAAGAAGTGCCGGTGGAGATGGAAGAAGTGCCCCTGGACGAAGTCCAGCCACTGACCCTCGAAGAACTCGAAAGCATCCGCCAGGAGGCTTACAACGAAGGCTTTGCCACCGGCGAGAAAGAAGGGTTTCACAGCACCACGCTCAAGGTTCGCCAGGAAGCTGACGCGGCCCTGAGTGCCAAGCTGGCCAGCCTGGAACGCCTGATGGGCAGCCTGTTCGCGCCGATTGCCGAGCAGGATTCGCAGTTGGAAAAGTCCATGGTGGGCCTGGTGGAACACATCTCCCGCCAGGTTATCCAGCGTGAGTTGGTGCTGGACTCCAGCCAGATTGAAAGCGTGATGCGCGAAGCCCTCAAGTTGCTGCCCCTGGGCGTTGGCAATGTGCGGCTGTACATCAACCCTCAGGATTTCGAGCAGGTCAAAGCCCTGCGCGAGCGCCATGAGGAGACTTGGCGGATTGTCGAGGATGCCGCGTTGCAGCCTGGCGGTTGCCGGGTCGAGACCGAGCACAGTCGTATCGACGCTACGGTCGAGACGCGCATTGCGCAGATCATGGCCAAGCTGTTCGACCAGTTGCACGAGCAGGTGCTGCATCCGGCGGCGCCCGACCTGAGCATCGACCTGGACGCCCCGGATGCGCCTTGACCGCACCAGCTTCGCCAAACGCCTGGGCGCTTATGCCGAAGCCACCGAGTTGCCCGGCCAGCCGATCCTAGAGGGCCGCCTGCTGCGCATGGTCGGCCTGACCCTTGAAGCCGAGGGCCTGCGCGCCGCCATGGGCAGCCGCTGCCTGGTGATCAACGATGACAGCTACCACCCGGTGCAGGTGGAAGCGGAAGTCATGGGCTTTTCCGGCAGCAAGATATTCCTGATGCCGGTGGGCAGTCTTGCCGGTATCGCACCGGGGGCGCGGGTCGTGCCACTGGCCGATACCGGGCGCCTACCGATGGGCATGAGCATGCTCGGCCGGGTACTCGACGGCGCCGGCCGCGCCCTCGACGGCAAGGGCGGGATGAAGGCCGAAGACTGGGTGCCAATGGACGGCCCGACCATCAACCCGCTCAAGCGCAACCCCATCAGCCAGCCGCTGGACGTGGGTATTCGCTGTATCAACGGTTTATTGACGGTAGGTCGCGGCCAGCGCCTGGGCCTGTTCGCCGGTACCGGTGTGGGCAAGAGTGTGCTGCTGGGCATGATGACGCGCTTTACCGAGGCCGACATTATCGTGGTCGGCCTGATTGGCGAGCGGGGCCGTGAGGTCAAGGAGTTCATCGAGCATATCCTCGGTGAAGAGGGCCTCAAGCGCTCGGTCGTGGTGGCCTCGCCGGCGGACGATGCGCCGCTGATGCGTCTGCGCGCGGCTATGTACTGCACGCGGATTGCCGAATATTTTCGCGACAAGGGCAAGAATGTCCTGTTGCTGATGGACTCCCTCACCCGTTTCGCCCAGGCCCAGCGGGAAATCGCCCTGGCCATTGGCGAGCCGCCGGCAACCAAGGGCTATCCGCCATCGGTATTTGCCAAGCTGCCCAAGCTGGTGGAGCGGGCGGGTAATGCCGAGGCCGGTGGTGGCTCGATCACGGCGTTCTACACCGTACTCTCTGAAGGCGATGACCAGCAGGACCCGATTGCCGACTCGGCGCGGGGTGTGCTCGACGGGCATATCGTGCTGTCCCGGCGCCTGGCCGAGGAAGGGCACTACCCGGCCATTGATATCGAAGCGTCCATCAGCCGGGTGATGCCGTCGGTGGTCAGCGCCGAGCATATGACCCGCGCCCAGCAGTTCAAGCAGTTGTGGTCGCGCTACCAACAGAGCCGCGACCTGATCAGCGTGGGGGCCTATGTGGCCGGTGGCGACCGCGAGACCGACCTGGCGATTGCCCTGCAACCGCAACTGGTGACCTACCTGCGCCAGGGCCTGAACGACAATATCAGCATGGCCGAAAGCGAAGCGCACCTGGCGTCGGTGTTCGCCCCTGCGCCTGGCGGTTAACCGGCCATGGCAACCAGTCGCGCCGCGCGCCTTGCTCCCGTGGTGGAGATGGCCGAAAGCGCCGAACGCACCGCCGCCCAGCGCCTGGGGCATTTCCAGGGCCAGGTGCGCCTGGCCGAGAGTAAGCTCGGTGACCTGGAGCGCTTTCGCGGCGAGTACCAACAGCAGTGGATTGATCGCGGCAGCAAGGGTGTTTCCGGGCAGTGGCTGATGAACTATCAGCACTTTCTCAACCAGTTGGAAAGCGCCGTCGGCCAGCAGCGCCAGAGCCTGGCCTGGCACCAGAACAACCTCGACAAAGCCCGCGAAGGCTGGCAACAGGCCTACGCCCGGGTCGAGGGCCTGCGCAAGCTGGTGCAGCGTTACATCGATGAGGCGCGGGCCCTGGAGGACAAGCGCGAGCAGAAGTTGCTCGATGAACTGTCCCAGCGCCTGCCGCGCCAGGATCAATACTAGCCGCGTCGGTAGGCAAAAATTGCGATAGCCATGAGTATCTACGCGACTTGCTCTTTTTGGGTTGTTGGGGGTGTGTGCATATCCGTTGCTGCGGTTATGGCGGCTATTGGTTCCGCCCTTACGGCGGGTCACTTTCGAAGAGCGCGAAAGTAACCAAAGCGCTTTTGCCCCACCACTCGGTGCCTCGCCTAGGCTCGGCATGCCCGCAGTCAGGCATTGCTCCGTGGGCCCGCCGCGATCGGCCATCCATGGCCGTGTCGCGGCTACCCCGGCATCCATGCCGGGGTGCCCACTGCGCAATACCTGCCTGCGGCCAGCGTGGTTTAACGGGGCGCCTGAGATCAAAAGCCAGATCAAAAGCAGAGCAACAGCAACAGCAACAGCAATGCCAGAGCGCGAAGCTGCATTCCCCCCTGTGGGAGCTGGCTTGTCGGATCGCCGCATCGCTGCGATGACGCCCGAAAGAACACATCAGAGTGTCAGGTATTCATTTGTCATCGTTAACGACCATCGCAGGCAAGCCAGCTCCCACAGGGTACGCGCACGCTTCGACGATCAGGTCGGCTGTCAGGCCGCCTCGCTTTGCTTGTGATTTTGATCTGAGGCGCCCCGTTAAACCACGCTGGCCGTCATCCGATATTGATTTGGGGGGTAACCCGGCAGGACGCCGGGTTAGCCGCGCTGGGCCATGGATGGCCCATCGCGGCGGCCCCCCAAATCAATGTCGGATGACGGGCACACCGAGCCTAGGCGAGGTGCCGAGTGGTGGGGCAAGAGCCCTTTTGGTTACTTTTGGCTGGGCCGGCACTCCGGGCTCTTTTCCAAAAGTGACCCGCCGTAAGGGCGGAACCCTAAGTGGCCGTAACCGCACCAATGGATATGTACTCACACCCAATAACTAAAAAAAAGCGAGTCGTGTAGATACTCATGCTGCGATATCGGCGGATCCGTCGCTCATTTTTTCTGATAAGCCGCTATCGCAGGCAAGCCCACACCACACAAGCGCACCGCACATTTGATTGCGTTTGTTGCCCACTCTCCGATCACCTGCTAAACCTTGTTGCACATACCCACGACAAGGAAGCAGTCGTATGTCAGTCGAGTCAGAAGTATCCCTGGATGGGAAGAAATTGACGATCGCAATCAAGGGCCGGTTCGATTTCGGCAGTCATCAATCCTTTCGTGATTCCTATGAGCGGTTCTACAAGGTTCCCGAAACCTACGTCGTGGACTTGAAAGAGGCCACTTACCTCGACAGCTCGGCCCTGGGCATGTTGCTGCTGTTGCGTGATCACGCTGGTGATGACGCGGATGTGCGCGTGATCAACAGCAACTCCGATGTGCGCAAGATCCTCGCTATTTCCAACTTCGACAAACTGTTCGACATCAGTTGAGTGCCCAGGCTCTGGACATCCTCACGGTACTGATCGCCGAGGACAGCGCTGCCGACCGGCTGCTACTGTCGAGCATCGTGCGCCGCCAGGGGCATCGGGTGCTCAGTGCCAGTAATGGCCAGGAAGCGGTCGAGGTGTTCGCCCGTGAGCGTCCGCAACTGGTGTTGATGGATGCGCTGATGCCGGTGATGGACGGCTTCGAGGCGGCCCGGCAGATCAAGCAGTTGGCCGGCGAAGCACTGGTGCCGATCATTTTTCTCACCTCCCTGCAAGAGAGCGAAGCCCTGGCGCGCTGCCTGGATGCCGGTGGCGATGACTTCCTGGCCAAGCCCTATAACCAGATCATCCTGGCCGCAAAGATCAACGCCATGGACCGCCTGCGCCGGTTGCAGGCCACCGTGCTTGAGCAGCGCGACCAGATCGCCCGTCACCATGACTACCTGCTGCATGAGCAACGGGTGGCCAAGGCGGTGTTCGACAAGGTCGCCCACTCTGGTTGCCTGAACGCGGCGCACAATATCCGTTACCTGCAATCGCCTTATGCGCTGTTCAATGGCGACCTGCTGCTGGCGGCCTATGCGCCGTCGGGCGATATGCATGTGCTGCTGGGCGACTTCACCGGGCATGGCTTGCCGGCGGCGGTCGGCGCGATGCCCCTGGCCGAGGTGTTCTACGGCATGACCGCCAAGGGCTATGGCCTGGCGCAGACCCTGCGGGAGATGAACGCCAAGCTCAAGCGCATCCTGCCGGTGGATATGTTCTGTTGTGCCACGCTGTTGTGTCTCAGTGAGCAGCGGCGGGTGGTGGAGGTATGGAACGGCGGCATGCCTGATGGCTATGTGCATGAAGTGGCCACGGGGCGGCGTACGCCGCTGGTGTCGCGGCATTTACCCCTGGGCGTGCTGGCGCCCGAGGTCTTTGACGACCGCACCGAGGTCTGGCCCATGGCCTTGGGCGACCGGGTGTTCTTGCTGTCCGATGGGGTGATTGATACCGCCGATGCCAACGACCAGTTGTTTGGGGTCGAGCGCCTGCAACGGGTGTTTGCCGCCAACCGTGAGCCTGAGCAACTGTTTGTTGAAATCGAACAGGCGCTTGCCGCATTCCGAGGGCAGGTGCGGGACGATATCAGCTTGGTCGAAATCACCCTGCTGGCCGAGCAATCGCTGTTGGCGCCACCTCTGCAGTACACCGACAGCGGCCAGTCCTGTCCGCTGGACTGGTCGGTGAGCTTCGAGTTTCGTGCCGAGACCCTCAAGCGTTACAACCCATTGCCATACCTGTTGCAGTTACTCCTGGAAATACATGGCCTGCGCGGCCAGAGCGGGGCGCTGTACAGTGTCATGGCCGAGTTGTACTCCAATGCCCTGGAGCATGGCGTGCTGGGCCTGGACTCCCGACTCAAACGCGATGTGCAGGGCTTTGCCAGCTATTATCGCCAGCGCAATGAGCGGCTCGACCAGTTGAACAGCGGCCACGTGCGTGTGCATGTGAACGTGGTTCCAACCGAGGCGGGTGGTTGCCTGAGCCTGCGTATCGAAGACAGCGGCGCCGGGTTCGATGTCGAAACAGTCCTGGCGCGGCCGTTGGATATCGACCGTCTGTCCGGGCGCGGGCTGAACCTGGTCCGGCAACTGAGCAGCAATGTACGTTGGACAGATGGCGGGCGCAGTGTGTGCGTGGAGTTTTGCTGGGAGGCTCTGGCATAATCCGTCGATTCTTGATCAAGGAGCGAACAAGTGACGCAGATACATATGGACCCTGAAGTGTTGGTGGGTTTGCAGGAAGTGATGGAGGGTGAATACCCCCACTTGCTCGACACCTTCCTCGATGACTCGCAAAAGCGCGTTGAAGCGTTGCGCAAGGCGCGCGATGACGCCAAGGCCCTGGGGCGTATCGCCCACAGCTTCAAGGGCAGCAGCGGCAACCTCGGTGCGGTGCGCCTGGCGCTGTTGTGCCAGCGATTGGAGGCTGAGTCGGCCAAGGAAGAGGTTACCGACCTGGGCAAACTGGTCGACCAGATTGATCACGAGTTTGCGTTGGTCAAGCCGCTGTATGAGTCGGAGCGCCAGCGCTTCTAGGCTCGGCAGGCCCGCCCTGAAAATCTGGCCCGACTTTTGCTATCTATCTTCTGCCTGCGCCCTCGACCCTGCGCAGCGGAGACCTGACTTATGCCTCTAGCCCCCAACTCGCTCCTGCAAGCCGCTCCTGCGGTCAAGCCCCAGGCGTCCTCCGCGAATGCGCAGGCAACGGCCGCAGACACGCGGGCCAAAGCGCCAGGCTTTGCACAGGTGTTCGCCAAGGAGTCCAAGGCGACCCCGGCCAAGGCTGCGGATATGGCACCCAAGCCGAGCCATGACAAGCCAGCCAGCACCAGCGCCAAGAAAGATGTTGGCAACGACAAGCCTGCCGCTGGCGCTCCAGCGGTTGCCGATAGCGGCAAGACTTTGCCTGCCACGCCGCCCGCCAAGGCCGACGCGGCAGCCCCCGGCGATGACGACAAAGGTGCGGACAAGGATCTGGCGCAAACCCCGCCGCCAGCGGTCGATCCGGCTTCGGTCGCGGCGGTGACACCCGCTCCGGTAGCGGTCCAGGCCGCTGTAGCGGATGACGCCACCGCGCCGTTGCTGGTGACTACCCCTGCGGTCGCTGAAGAGGTCGTGCCTTTCGACCCCGAAGCCGATCCACTGGACTCATTGCCAGCCGTGCGCCTGGCGATGGAGCAGGGCGGTCATGTGTCTGCCAGCAGCCAGGCAGCGCAAAAGAACCTGCCGACCCAGGCTGAACCCACCGCCGCGCAGAACTTCAGCAACGGCCTGGCGGCCATGGTTGACCAGCAGGCGGCCAAGGACAGCACTGACCAGGGTGGCGAGAAGGCTTTCAGCGGCCTGATCGAAGATGGCCTCAAGGACTTGAAGGGCGCGAGCAGTGACACTCGCGTCGATGACTTCGCCAATCGTCTGGCCGCCTTGACCCAGGCTGCCACCCCCAAGACCACCAACGCCTTGCCCCTGAATAACCAGCCGCTGGCCATGCATCAGGGTGGCTGGACCGAGGAGGTGGTGAACCGGGTCATGTACCTGTCCAGCGCCAACCTCAAATCTGCCGATATCCAATTGCAGCCGGCCGAACTGGGACGCCTGGATATCCGCGTGAATATCACTGCCGACCAGCAGGCCCAAGTGAACTTCATGAGCGGCCATGCCGCCGTGCGCGAGGCCCTGGAGAGCCAGTCCGGGCGCCTGCGGGAAATGTTCGCCCAGCAGGGCATGGGCCAGGTCGACGTGAACGTGTCCGACCAGTCCCGTGGCTGGCAGGGCCAGGGTCAGGAGCAACAGCAGAACCAGGCGCGAGGTGTCAGTGGCAGTGGCGGTCACAGCGATGGGCATGACGCAGGCCTTGCGGGCGAAGTCACTGAAGTGGCGGCACCGATAGCCCAATCCGTCATCGGCTCCAGCGCCGTGGACTACTACGCCTGACCTGAGGTCAACACCGATCAAAATGTGGGAGCGGGCTTGCTCGCGATAGCGGTATGTCAGTTACCTAGTTGCTGACTGATCTAGCGCTATCGCGAGCAAGCCCGCTCCCACATTGGTTTTGCGCTGTTGCTGAAATCCGTGACAACTCTGGCATAACACTTGCTCTTGCCTTCCCGTGGATCTATGAAACCCCGAATAGTGACGGATTATTGGCATGGCGAAGAGTGACGACGCAGCGACAGCAACAGTACCTGCAGCAGGCAAGGGCAAGCTCAAGATGATCCTGCTGATTGTCGTGGGCTTGTTATTGGCCATTGGCGTGTCGGTGGGGGCTACCTGGTACTTTATGCACAGTGCCCAGAGCAAGCCGGTACCTGTGGCCGAGACCGCCAGCAACGTCAAGCAACCGGCAATCTTCGAGCAGATGCTCCCGGCCTTTGTTGCCAACTACAACCAGAACGGTCGGCAACGCTACCTGCAGGTGAGCATTACCTTGCAGGCGCGCAACCAGGCGGACATGGATGCCCTCAAGGTGCATATGCCGGTGATCCGCAACAACCTGGTGATGCTGTTCTCCGGGCAGAGCTTCGACAGCCTGGCCACCCCCGTGGGCCAGGAAATGCTGCGCCAGAAAGTCACTGCCAGCGTGCAGGAAGTGGCCCAGAAAGAACTGGGCAAAGTCGTGGTCGAGCAGGCGCTCTTCACTAATTTCGTATTGCAGTAGGATCACGACATGGCCGTGCAAGACCTGCTGTCCCAGGATGAAATCGACGCGCTGTTGCATGGTGTCGACGATGGTCTGGTACAGACCGAAATGGCTGCCGAGCCCGGCAGCGTCAAAAGTTATGACCTGACCAGCCAGGATCGCATCGTCCGCGGACGCATGCCGACCCTGGAAATGATCAACGAACGTTTTGCCCGCTACACCCGTATCAGCATGTTCAACATGCTGCGCCGCTCGGCGGACGTGGCGGTGGGCGGTGTGCAGGTGATGAAGTTTGGCGAGTACGTGCATTCGCTGTACGTGCCCACCAGCCTCAACCTGGTCAAGATCAAGCCCCTGCGTGGCACCGCGCTGTTCATCCTCGACGCCAAGCTGGTGTTCAAGCTGGTGGACAACTTCTTCGGCGGTGACGGCCGTCACGCCAAGATTGAAGGCCGTGAATTCACGCCTACCGAGTTGCGTGTGGTGCGCATGGTGCTGGAACAGGCCTTTATCGACCTGAAGGAAGCCTGGCAGGCGATCATGGAAGTCAATTTCGAGTACATCAACTCGGAAGTGAACCCGGCCATGGCCAACATCGTCGGGCCCAGCGAAGCCATCGTGGTCTCCACCTTCCATATCGAACTCGATGGCGGCGGCGGCGACCTGCACGTGACCATGCCGTACTCGATGATCGAGCCGGTGCGCGAGATGCTCGATGCGGGCTTCCAGTCTGACCTGGACGACCAGGACGAGCGCTGGGTCAAGGCCCTGCGCGAAGACTTGCTGGACGTTGACGTACCGCTGAGCGCCACCGTGGCGCGCCGCCAGCTGCGCCTGCGGGACATTTTGCATATGCAGCCGGGGGATGTGATTCCCGTCGAACTGCCAGACGAATTGATTATGCGCGCCAATGGCGTGCCGTCGTTCAAGGTCAAGCTCGGTTCCCACAAAGGGAACCTGGCGTTGCAAGTGGTTGAGCCGATCAACCGTCGCTGATGCATCCCCTAATTGATGATTTTTGCTGCGCCGAGGACATGTAATGGCTACCGAACACGAAAACACTTCCGCCGAAGACCAGGCCCTGGCTGACGAATGGGCGGCTGCCCTGGAAGAAACCGGCGATGCCAGCCAGGACGATATCGACGCCTTGCTGGCGGCCGATGCCGCCACCCCGCCAGTGGGCAATCGCCTGCCTATGGAAGAGTTTGGCAGCGTGCCGAAGAACCATGAGCCGGTCTCGCTGGATGGGCCCAACCTGGACGTGATCCTCGATATCCCGGTATCGATCTCCATGGAAGTGGGCAGCACCGAAATCAATATCCGTAACCTGCTGCAACTCAACCAGGGGTCGGTGATCGAACTCGACCGCCTGGCCGGCGAGCCGCTGGATGTGCTGGTCAAC comes from the Pseudomonas shahriarae genome and includes:
- the fliM gene encoding flagellar motor switch protein FliM; the protein is MAVQDLLSQDEIDALLHGVDDGLVQTEMAAEPGSVKSYDLTSQDRIVRGRMPTLEMINERFARYTRISMFNMLRRSADVAVGGVQVMKFGEYVHSLYVPTSLNLVKIKPLRGTALFILDAKLVFKLVDNFFGGDGRHAKIEGREFTPTELRVVRMVLEQAFIDLKEAWQAIMEVNFEYINSEVNPAMANIVGPSEAIVVSTFHIELDGGGGDLHVTMPYSMIEPVREMLDAGFQSDLDDQDERWVKALREDLLDVDVPLSATVARRQLRLRDILHMQPGDVIPVELPDELIMRANGVPSFKVKLGSHKGNLALQVVEPINRR
- the fliN gene encoding flagellar motor switch protein FliN — encoded protein: MATEHENTSAEDQALADEWAAALEETGDASQDDIDALLAADAATPPVGNRLPMEEFGSVPKNHEPVSLDGPNLDVILDIPVSISMEVGSTEINIRNLLQLNQGSVIELDRLAGEPLDVLVNGTLIAHGEVVVVNEKFGIRLTDVISPSERIKKLR